DNA from Leucobacter aridicollis:
ACGAAGAAGTCCCCGGCCGATGTGGCCGAGGACTTCTTCATGACTGGTGCGTCGAAGAGCTACTTCTCTTCGGCAGCGGCCTTCTTCGCGGCGCGCGTGGCGGCTGCCTTCTTGGCTGCGGCCGAGCGAGCTGCCTTCTTGGCCTCCTCGTCGGCGTCGGCTGCGGGAGCGTCGTCCTTCGCGGCTGCCTTCTTGGCCGGAGCCTTCTTCGCGGGCTTCTCGGCGTCGTCCGACTTCGCAGCGGCCTTCTTCGCGGGAGACTTCTTGGCGGGCTTCTCGTCGGCGACGGCCTCGGGAGCCTCGTCGGCGTCCTCTGCGTCGTCCTCGGTGTCTACCGCGACGAACGCGCCGAGATCGACGGGCTTGCCCGCCTTATCGGTGACTGTCGCCTTGCCGAGCGCAACAGCGAGCGCCTTGTTGCGGGTGACCTCTGCGAGGATGACCTGCAGCTGGTTGCCCTGGCTGATCGCCTGGAGGAACTGAGTCGGCTCCATGCCGTACTGCTGCGCCGACTGGTAGATGTAGTCGGAGAGCTCGTTCTGCGTCGGCGTGACGTTCTCGCGCTCGGCGATTGCGTCGAGCAGCAGCTCCATCTGGATCTGCTTCTCGCTCGCGACGCGCACCTCTGCGCGGTGCTCGTCGTCTTCGAGACGGCCTTCGCCCTCGAGGTGACGGTGCACCTCTTCCTCAACGAGCTCCTCGGAGATCGGGATCTCCGCCTGCTCGATGAGCGTCTCGGTGAACGCGTCGCGTGCCTGGCGGCCCTGCGCGAAGACCGAAGCCTGCGAGACCTGCTCCTTGAGGCTCTCGCGGAGCTCAGCGATGGTGTCGAACTCGCTCGCGAGCTGTGCGAACTCGTCGTCGGCCTCGGGAAGCTCGCGCTCCTTCACAGCGGTGAGCGTGAGCTCAACCTCTGCGTCCTGGCCCTCGTACTCGCCGCCGAGCAGCTGCGAGGTGAAGTTGGTGGTCTCACCAGCGGTGAGGGTCTCGACAGCATCGTCGGTGCCGGCGAGCAGGTTGCCAGCGCCAACCTCGTACGACACGCCGCTCGCCTGGTCAACTTCCTTGCCGTCGACCTTCGCGGTCAGGTCGAGCTCGACGAAGTCGCCGGTCTTTGCGGGGCGGTCGACGGTGACGAGGGTGCCGAAGCGCTCGCGCAGGCTGGTGAGCTCCGCCTCAACAGCGGCTTCGTCGATCTCGGCCTCGTCGACGGTGATCGCGAGT
Protein-coding regions in this window:
- the tig gene encoding trigger factor, whose protein sequence is MPKTKAEKLTPTRTKLTVTVTQDELAPYLKNAYKSIAEQVSIPGFRKGKAPAQIIDQRFGRDSVISEAVNHSLDDFYQAAVAEAGVRPMGRPSADIEKMPEAADAASELVLLFEVEVRPEFTLPDYTGLAITVDEAEIDEAAVEAELTSLRERFGTLVTVDRPAKTGDFVELDLTAKVDGKEVDQASGVSYEVGAGNLLAGTDDAVETLTAGETTNFTSQLLGGEYEGQDAEVELTLTAVKERELPEADDEFAQLASEFDTIAELRESLKEQVSQASVFAQGRQARDAFTETLIEQAEIPISEELVEEEVHRHLEGEGRLEDDEHRAEVRVASEKQIQMELLLDAIAERENVTPTQNELSDYIYQSAQQYGMEPTQFLQAISQGNQLQVILAEVTRNKALAVALGKATVTDKAGKPVDLGAFVAVDTEDDAEDADEAPEAVADEKPAKKSPAKKAAAKSDDAEKPAKKAPAKKAAAKDDAPAADADEEAKKAARSAAAKKAAATRAAKKAAAEEK